A genomic segment from Rhinatrema bivittatum chromosome 19, aRhiBiv1.1, whole genome shotgun sequence encodes:
- the LOC115080612 gene encoding uncharacterized protein LOC115080612 isoform X2 — MCALVSDPASVTFRDVAAYFWEVEWDILGEWQKELYKKVIKEIHGVLLSRDRKTQVLGYKDNSFSDAPDMKLGVLLSRRAQAGREHWHLQCLQLGGSGIEMTAPETLQGYSILNPDIIFKIKKEDEKYFPQHWELEGKETMKDPSISLPIVTSVFSLSVKQEADLPFLDPPESETPEGIHPPVPGSPSVTPDILIRFKQEGRGTEPPRSEDRGNLSIPGACEELHEAGDAAWIKGSRGHSPDPTAEILKMEDPPASDQQEGGEEEAETKSGLTPVCDSDFSLPAACLDPGP, encoded by the exons gcatcGGTCACATTCAGGGACGTTGCTGCTTATTTCTGGGAAGTGGAGTGGGACattctgggagaatggcagaaggagctgtacaagaaGGTCATCAAGGAGATTCACGGCGTCCTCCTGTCACGGG ATAGGAAAACCCAAGTCCTGGGATACAAAGATAACTCTTTCTCAGATGCTCCTGATATGAAGCTGGGAGTCCTTCTCTCCAGGAGGGCACAGGCTGGCAGAGAGCACTGGCACCTGCAATGTCTCCAGCTTGGAGGGTCAGGAATAGAAATGACTGCACCAGAAACCCTCCAAG GTTATTCAATTCTTAATCCCGATATTATATTCAAGATTaagaaggaagatgagaaatatttccctcagcactgggagctggaggggaaagaaaccaTGAAGGACCCCAGCATCA GCCTTCCGATTGTAACGTCTGTGTTCTCACTGAGCGTTAAACAAGAGGCAGATCTGCCCTTCCTGGATCCTCCTGAATCAGAGACGCCTGAAGGGATTCACCCTCCTGTACCAG GCTCCCCCAGTGTCACCCCTGACATTTTAATACGATTTAAGCAAGAAGGACGTGGGACTGAGCCCCCGAGGTCTGAGGACAGAGGGAACCTGAGCATCCCAGGCGCCTGTGAGGAGCTGCATGAAGCAGGCGATGCAGCTTGGATTAAAG GCAGCCGAGGTCACAGTCCTGACCCCACAGCAGagatcctgaaaatggaggaTCCTCCTGCCAGCGaccagcaggagggaggagaggaggaggctgagacCAAGAGCG gcttgactccggtctgtgactccgacttcagcctgcctgccgcctgcctcgaccccggtccgtga